In Jeotgalibaca arthritidis, a single genomic region encodes these proteins:
- the ligA gene encoding NAD-dependent DNA ligase LigA translates to MKMKKLTLIEAEKRVAELRQSLQTYSHAYYVLDQPLISDAEYDKLYHELVAIETDYPELITKESPTQRVGGQILPGFEKVSHDVPMLSLGNAFNKEDLLAFDQRVKKLTDQPIRYICELKIDGLAVSLRYENGVFERGATRGDGVIGEDITQNLRTVKAIPLRLNKPYSFEVRGECYMPKASFAKLNEERDEKGQDIFANPRNAAAGSLRQLDSRVTARRNLSIFLYGAADFAELAVESQSHLLKELAELGLRTNPQHQVYESMEDVWTFIEEMTTKRLDLSYDIDGIVIKVDQFTAQEEIGYTVKAPRWAIAYKFPAEEKETLLRDIEWTVGRTGVVTPTAVMDPVFIAGSTVQRASLHNVDLLKEKDVRLGDTVVIHKAGDIIPEILHVVLDKRPEDSVPYPIPERCPDCDSQLAHLEEEVALRCLNPKCPAQMKEGLSHFVSRNAMDISGLGVRVVSQMYEKGLVKDLADLYTLTMEQLLTLDKVKEKSATNILTAIAESKSNSVERLIFGLGIRNVGSKAARMLAEAFDSIDNLMTATKEEIAAIEGFGDIIAESVVAFFSLEEVHDLIESFRSNGVNLTFKGRRPTATISEEASVWAGKTVVLTGKLTRYNRQEATEMIESLGGKVTGSVSKKTDILVAGEDAGSKLTKAQSLDVAVWTEEEMLQHLERSETSENE, encoded by the coding sequence ATCAAAATGAAAAAATTAACTTTAATAGAAGCTGAAAAACGCGTAGCAGAATTACGTCAAAGCTTACAAACATACAGTCATGCCTATTATGTTCTGGATCAACCACTTATTTCTGATGCTGAATATGACAAGCTTTACCATGAATTAGTTGCTATCGAAACCGATTATCCAGAACTGATCACTAAGGAATCCCCAACCCAGCGCGTTGGTGGGCAGATTTTACCCGGATTTGAGAAAGTTAGTCATGATGTGCCGATGTTGAGTCTTGGTAATGCCTTTAATAAAGAAGACTTACTGGCTTTTGACCAACGGGTGAAGAAGCTAACCGATCAACCGATTCGCTACATTTGTGAATTGAAAATTGACGGCTTAGCGGTTTCGCTTCGTTATGAAAATGGTGTTTTTGAAAGAGGAGCAACTAGAGGAGATGGCGTTATTGGTGAAGATATTACGCAAAACTTGCGTACCGTCAAAGCCATTCCCTTACGCCTTAACAAGCCTTACTCCTTTGAAGTAAGGGGCGAATGTTATATGCCCAAAGCGTCATTCGCTAAGTTAAATGAAGAACGCGATGAAAAAGGACAAGATATTTTTGCCAATCCAAGAAATGCTGCAGCAGGTTCGCTGCGTCAATTGGATTCTCGTGTGACGGCCAGGCGTAACTTAAGTATCTTCCTATATGGAGCGGCAGATTTTGCTGAATTAGCTGTTGAGTCGCAATCTCATCTGCTAAAAGAGTTAGCTGAACTGGGATTACGAACGAATCCACAGCACCAAGTCTACGAATCAATGGAAGATGTTTGGACTTTTATCGAAGAGATGACGACCAAGCGACTAGACTTGTCTTATGATATTGACGGCATCGTGATTAAAGTGGACCAGTTTACTGCTCAAGAAGAAATTGGCTATACCGTAAAAGCACCACGCTGGGCAATTGCTTATAAATTTCCAGCTGAAGAAAAAGAAACGCTGCTTCGTGACATTGAGTGGACAGTTGGCCGTACAGGCGTTGTCACACCAACTGCTGTGATGGACCCTGTGTTTATCGCAGGTTCAACCGTGCAACGAGCGAGCTTACATAATGTGGATTTATTAAAAGAGAAGGATGTCCGCTTAGGTGACACGGTTGTGATTCATAAGGCTGGCGATATTATTCCTGAAATTTTACATGTTGTTTTAGATAAACGACCAGAAGATAGCGTCCCTTATCCGATTCCTGAGCGCTGTCCAGATTGTGACAGTCAGCTAGCTCATTTGGAGGAAGAAGTAGCATTACGCTGCTTGAATCCTAAATGTCCTGCTCAGATGAAGGAAGGATTGTCTCATTTTGTCTCCCGTAATGCGATGGACATTAGCGGATTAGGTGTGAGAGTTGTGAGCCAAATGTATGAAAAAGGACTCGTTAAAGACTTGGCAGACCTCTATACATTGACTATGGAACAATTGCTTACCTTAGATAAAGTAAAAGAAAAATCAGCGACTAATATTTTAACGGCTATTGCTGAAAGTAAGAGTAATTCAGTGGAGCGATTAATTTTTGGTTTAGGTATTCGTAATGTTGGTTCAAAAGCAGCTCGTATGCTGGCGGAAGCCTTTGACAGTATCGATAACCTCATGACTGCTACTAAGGAAGAGATAGCAGCTATTGAAGGCTTTGGTGATATTATCGCCGAGAGCGTGGTTGCTTTCTTTAGCCTAGAGGAAGTGCATGACTTGATTGAGTCCTTCCGCAGTAATGGTGTTAACTTGACCTTTAAAGGCAGACGACCTACAGCGACTATTAGTGAAGAAGCATCGGTTTGGGCAGGCAAGACTGTCGTTCTAACCGGTAAGTTGACACGTTATAACCGTCAGGAAGCCACAGAGATGATTGAAAGCTTAGGCGGAAAGGTAACCGGTAGTGTTTCAAAGAAAACAGACATATTGGTTGCTGGAGAAGATGCAGGTAGCAAATTAACCAAGGCCCAGTCACTTGATGTTGCCGTTTGGACGGAAGAAGAGATGCTACAGCACTTAGAAAGAAGTGAAACAAGTGAAAATGAATAG
- a CDS encoding CamS family sex pheromone protein: MNRKTWRIALLGITLVSLTACTQLSESEPISQKAPDTVPAETTSNQLSNDYYRALIVDGKYQTSQNRGVSLNLNSSINMKDFESELLDISKNVFSTNEYFFQEGQIITADTATEWLGRKSEDNPNGLNPEGNGETDPDKRIPIYLSQILEQNYMIQTEKGFELGGIAIGLAMNATDYYSVKNEQELINNYEQELNQETVIENAKKYGNEIVSRLRSVEGLGDIPIVVGIFVQSEQDSLAGGLYTHEGLSSSGNKIEEWVERNDKKVLFPNSVESEDASHFANFKNEIQEFFPNLSGVTGVGRYSNSQLQSLEINIMTQFYGVTEMIAFTQQVTDAATQYLPQQAAIQIKIQSIDGIEAFLSRNQGSQTFNFHIFE; the protein is encoded by the coding sequence ATGAATAGAAAAACCTGGCGAATAGCCCTATTAGGAATAACCTTAGTCAGCTTAACAGCCTGTACGCAGTTAAGTGAATCAGAACCAATCAGTCAAAAAGCCCCCGATACTGTACCTGCAGAAACCACGTCTAACCAATTGTCCAATGATTATTATCGAGCTTTAATTGTTGATGGTAAGTATCAGACTAGCCAAAACCGTGGTGTCAGCCTCAATTTAAATTCAAGTATTAATATGAAAGACTTTGAGTCAGAGTTATTAGACATTTCAAAAAATGTGTTTTCAACGAATGAGTATTTTTTCCAAGAAGGTCAAATTATTACGGCAGATACAGCAACTGAGTGGTTGGGAAGAAAATCAGAAGATAATCCCAATGGGCTGAACCCAGAAGGAAACGGCGAAACTGATCCCGACAAACGTATTCCTATTTATTTGTCTCAAATCCTTGAACAAAACTATATGATTCAAACCGAAAAGGGCTTTGAGTTAGGTGGGATTGCGATTGGTTTAGCGATGAATGCCACGGATTACTATAGCGTTAAAAATGAACAAGAGTTGATCAATAACTATGAACAAGAATTAAACCAAGAAACAGTTATTGAAAATGCTAAAAAATACGGCAATGAGATTGTGTCTCGTTTACGCTCTGTAGAAGGACTAGGCGATATTCCAATTGTCGTTGGGATCTTTGTTCAATCAGAGCAAGATAGTTTAGCAGGTGGCCTGTATACGCACGAAGGCTTGTCATCAAGTGGTAACAAGATAGAAGAATGGGTAGAGCGCAATGATAAAAAAGTGCTGTTTCCCAATTCTGTCGAATCTGAAGATGCATCACACTTTGCTAACTTTAAAAACGAAATCCAAGAATTTTTCCCTAATTTAAGTGGGGTAACGGGTGTCGGTCGTTATTCAAATAGCCAGTTACAAAGCTTGGAAATTAATATTATGACCCAATTTTATGGCGTAACGGAAATGATTGCTTTTACCCAACAGGTGACTGACGCAGCCACTCAATATTTGCCACAACAAGCTGCGATTCAAATTAAAATTCAGTCTATTGATGGTATAGAAGCCTTTTTATCACGAAACCAAGGCAGTCAGACCTTTAATTTCCATATTTTTGAATAG
- the gatC gene encoding Asp-tRNA(Asn)/Glu-tRNA(Gln) amidotransferase subunit GatC, with amino-acid sequence MAITEEEVRHVAKLSKLEFRSDEIEAFTKGLSDIIDMVEQLDEVDTTDIPVTTHGFELKNVLRKDIAEKGTDRDLLFKNVKTAEDGMIQVPAMIDGEEEGA; translated from the coding sequence ATGGCAATTACTGAAGAAGAAGTACGCCATGTAGCGAAATTATCAAAGTTAGAATTTCGTAGTGATGAGATTGAAGCCTTCACTAAAGGACTAAGTGATATTATTGATATGGTTGAACAATTAGATGAAGTTGATACAACTGATATTCCTGTCACAACGCATGGTTTTGAATTGAAGAACGTATTGCGTAAAGATATTGCTGAAAAAGGTACCGATCGTGACCTATTATTTAAAAATGTAAAAACCGCAGAAGATGGCATGATTCAAGTACCAGCTATGATTGACGGTGAGGAGGAAGGCGCATGA
- the gatA gene encoding Asp-tRNA(Asn)/Glu-tRNA(Gln) amidotransferase subunit GatA: protein MSIFDQTISSLHEGLVNKEYTSVELTKAAFKRIAETDPKVDAFLALNEEEALKQAVAADEKGYTAENILNGIPLAIKDNIVTDGLTTTAASRMLEDFVPIYDANVVSQLKAAGAVNVGKLNMDEFAMGGSTETSYFKKTKNPWDLTKVPGGSSGGSAAAVASGEVLASLGTDTGGSIRQPAAFNGLVGMKPTYGRVSRYGLIAFASSLDQIGPLTRNVTDNAIMLEAISGYDKRDSTSVKLEVPKFSANLNGKVAGMKIALPKEYFQNGVSEEIQEAVKKAARQYEEMGAIVEEVSLPTLSYGIPAYYIIASSEASSNLQRFDGVRYGYRSENSSTLEDMYVNSRSEGFGMEVKRRIMLGTFSLSAGFYDAHFKKAGQIRTLIKRDFARIFEGYDFILGPTTTKTAYGLGEKFEKDPVEMYMSDLLTVTVNLAGVPAISVPGGFAENGMPIGIQLIGNYFEEEKLYQAAFALEQANDYHTKHPNL from the coding sequence ATGAGTATCTTCGATCAAACAATTAGCAGCCTACATGAAGGACTAGTTAACAAAGAATATACGTCAGTTGAATTAACAAAAGCAGCGTTTAAACGCATTGCTGAAACTGATCCTAAAGTGGATGCATTCCTTGCTTTAAATGAAGAGGAAGCATTAAAACAAGCAGTAGCAGCTGATGAAAAAGGCTATACAGCAGAAAATATTTTAAACGGAATTCCCTTGGCGATTAAAGATAACATCGTGACTGATGGCTTAACAACAACAGCAGCAAGTCGTATGTTAGAGGACTTTGTTCCGATTTATGACGCAAACGTTGTGTCTCAATTGAAAGCAGCAGGAGCTGTTAACGTTGGTAAATTGAACATGGATGAATTCGCAATGGGCGGATCAACCGAAACATCTTACTTTAAAAAGACTAAAAACCCATGGGATCTAACAAAAGTTCCTGGTGGTTCTTCAGGTGGATCAGCTGCAGCTGTTGCATCAGGAGAAGTATTAGCATCTCTTGGAACGGATACAGGTGGATCAATCCGCCAACCAGCAGCCTTCAATGGTCTTGTTGGGATGAAACCAACTTATGGTCGTGTATCACGCTATGGTTTGATTGCTTTTGCATCAAGTTTAGACCAAATTGGACCATTGACTCGTAATGTCACTGATAATGCGATTATGCTTGAAGCAATTAGTGGTTATGACAAACGAGATTCAACAAGTGTTAAACTAGAGGTTCCAAAATTCAGCGCTAACTTAAATGGTAAAGTAGCGGGTATGAAGATTGCTCTACCAAAAGAATACTTCCAAAATGGTGTATCTGAAGAGATTCAAGAAGCCGTTAAAAAAGCTGCTCGCCAATATGAAGAAATGGGCGCAATCGTTGAAGAAGTGTCACTTCCGACACTATCATACGGTATTCCTGCTTACTACATTATTGCGTCTTCAGAAGCATCATCAAACTTGCAACGTTTTGACGGTGTTCGTTATGGTTACCGTTCTGAAAACTCAAGTACGCTTGAAGATATGTATGTTAACAGCCGTTCAGAAGGCTTTGGTATGGAAGTAAAACGTCGTATCATGCTAGGAACATTCTCATTGAGTGCTGGTTTCTATGATGCTCACTTTAAGAAAGCAGGACAAATTCGTACCTTAATTAAACGCGACTTTGCTCGTATTTTTGAAGGTTATGACTTTATCCTAGGACCAACCACAACAAAAACAGCTTACGGCTTGGGAGAGAAATTCGAAAAAGACCCAGTTGAAATGTATATGTCAGATTTATTGACTGTTACTGTTAACTTGGCTGGTGTTCCGGCGATTTCCGTACCGGGTGGTTTTGCAGAAAATGGCATGCCGATTGGTATTCAATTGATTGGGAACTATTTTGAAGAAGAAAAATTATACCAAGCTGCATTTGCACTAGAACAAGCAAATGACTACCATACAAAACACCCAAACCTGTAG